A section of the Schistosoma haematobium chromosome ZW, whole genome shotgun sequence genome encodes:
- the L3MBTL1 gene encoding Lethal(3)malignant brain tumor-like protein 1 (EggNog:ENOG410VKAJ~COG:K), which translates to MTFTILRKSFDCRLNHIAHSLSTWRLQQPVIINQAHILIIVIQFWLRYYLISGINLDNYLLLYLCISSFQPGTASGTEYVSSSHPSVLQSQKPVLCTMANYSPSALGRANTVMHFVTNTSAINSIGGLATDSNTTSLVSSSHSAFSPSVSSSDGSSTGPARSLSQRSSPGGLSSSSNTSSNPTSRQSFRTDDDYSAVSREVNSTGSLENIPTSADGTTHSNIKPVRQQLRSSSSPSRSSPPPILSTVPTLLPAYRKSDSPIHSSHSLNSGSCNSQGNLGGKSKRRKFR; encoded by the coding sequence atgACATTTACCATCTTGCGTAAGTCATTTGACTGTAGGCTTAACCACATTGCTCATTCGCTCTCTACATGGCGGTTGCAACAACCCGTCATTATAAACCAAGCTCACATATTGATTATAGTCATCCAATTTTGGCTCAGATATTACCTAATTTCTGGAATAAACCTTGACAACTATCTTTTATTGTATTTATGTATTTCTTCATTTCAGCCCGGAACTGCTTCTGGTACAGAATATGTGTCGTCTAGTCATCCATCTGTTCTTCAGTCACAAAAACCTGTTCTGTGCACTATGGCAAATTATTCTCCTTCTGCGCTTGGCCGTGCTAACACAGTAATGCATTTCGTCACTAACACGAGTGCCATAAATTCAATCGGGGGACTGGCGACCGACAGCAACACCACGAGCCTAGTTTCTAGTTCACATTCTGCATTTTCCCCTTCTGTTTCCTCGTCTGATGGATCCAGTACTGGGCCTGCACGATCCCTCTCCCAGCGGTCTAGTCCTGGTGGGTTGTCATCTTCGTCTAATACTTCATCTAACCCGACATCACGGCAATCCTTTAGGACAGATGATGACTACTCAGCAGTTTCGAGGGAAGTAAATTCAACAGGGTCGTTAGAAAATATCCCAACATCCGCGGATGGTACCACACATTCAAACATCAAACCAGTTCGTCAACAGTTGCGTTCATCTTCTAGTCCTTCACGTTCTTCTCCACCACCGATTTTATCGACTGTACCAACTTTGTTACCCGCTTATCGTAAATCAGATTCTCCTATACATTCATCACACTCACTAAACTCAGGAAGTTGCAATTCGCAAGGGAATTTAGGCGGAAAATCGAAGCGTCGCAAATTTAGATGA